Part of the Deltaproteobacteria bacterium genome, ATCTCTTCTGCCGACATATCGGGCGACGGCAGTATATGACCTAATTCTAAGCCGTTTACGCGAACTTTTGGATAAAATGTTTTAGCAGCAAGTCTTGTAATGCTAGCCAAGGCACCTTTGCTTACGCTGTGAGACGCGCGCGAAACGAAAGGATCGGATACGGAAGTGTCGAGGATATTTATCACACAGCCGTCAGTGCTTTTTTTTAGAAACGGAGAGGCGTGTTGTATGAGAAAAAACGGTGCACGTGCATTTACATCGAGAGATAAATTCCAAGATTCAATCGTCTCGTGCGACAAGTCACTTTCTCCATCTCTACGCCCTGCTAAAGGAAACACACTAGCGCTGTTTACTAAAGCGTCCAACCCGCCAAAAACCTGAACGGACTTGTCTACTAAATCTTTAATACTTTCAAATTGACGAAAATCCGCCGAAAAACAAACGGCTTGCCTGCCGTAGCTCTTAATTTTCCCTGCAGTTTCCTCCGCACCTGCGCGGTTCGTGCAGTAGTGAACTATGACATCGCAGCCATCCCGCGCCAGGGCAATGGCAATGGCCTGACCAATGCGAGTTCCCGCACCTGTCACCAAAACCTTGCGACCGACTAGC contains:
- a CDS encoding SDR family NAD(P)-dependent oxidoreductase; its protein translation is MDNSEEPILRSLVGRKVLVTGAGTRIGQAIAIALARDGCDVIVHYCTNRAGAEETAGKIKSYGRQAVCFSADFRQFESIKDLVDKSVQVFGGLDALVNSASVFPLAGRRDGESDLSHETIESWNLSLDVNARAPFFLIQHASPFLKKSTDGCVINILDTSVSDPFVSRASHSVSKGALASITRLAAKTFYPKVRVNGLELGHILPSPDMSAEEIAQQKWGGVSNVAEAVIFLLKNGFMTGEILRMCGGKLLLGDRTATVSAQ